cttttatattgaaatttcaaaaatattatattttttatttatgaaggTAATATAACAAATTGAGAAAAGGATAATGTATATATGCAAAGAACAAAAAAGGacaaatgataaaaaaaatattctttaaaaatagttaatagcatagtaataataaatcttaagtttcgtataaatattattgttgtcaaaaactaatttaatattttatgtttaagtttaaatgtttaaatcgAATTTTCAAATTTAGGGACTGTTAGGTATAGTCCAAAACAAGGAAAATCTGCCAGGATGCATAAAATGCATTACAAAagaatacaatattttttttaagtgccgAGCGAATCGCAAGTTAGGGGAACCTCATTTCAGGGCTGATTGATTTCAATCCCAACTTCGTTCAACTGTCAGAGATGGCCTTGGCTCGCTTTTCACGCTTTTCCAGCCATTGCACCCCAACTCGAATGCAGGCGCTGACATTAATGGTGATTAATGCGAAAAGGGAATGCAATTAAATTCCGCGCAATAAATTATTGTGATTTTAGCAGCCGACGagagaaataaaaactctgaaataaaaagaaatagagAAACAGCAATTACAACAAAGCAACACCCTGTTTTTccatcttatttttttaatggcgCTGGCTTAGGCAGTACCGTTATGGCAACCACCGACGTCATAAATTCTGCTTTTCAACTTTGAATTTATTGCGAGGCGAAAAGGCAAAGGCAGCGCTGCGGCAGCGCAGtcaaaactgaaaactgcgAATTGCGAATCGCGGCCAACGCGAATTTGCCGAGAGTACAAACACCTCTGCCAGCTGCCTTTCTCTTTCCTTTCGTCCTCCGCTCGATCACACATTGTACAGTGGCGGTGAGTAAGATAGCTTTGAAAAGATCGATTTCACCAGGTGTTACAAAGGATTATGTATAATTCATTATGATTGGTAAATCTTGtaattatcaaaaatatataaaatgataaACCAACAATTTCataacattataaataagCAAAGATATAATCCaagcttaaattataataaaaagattACATAACATTCTGTGCTATTAATGTACCCTCTATTGTAGGCCTGAGCTTTGTTGCGTTACGTGAATGCGTGTCTTTAGATACagatgtatgtacatatggatgtacttatgtataaatgtatgtataatgTGACTGCAATGCGAGTGCAGAGCCATTAAAATCTTGAAATTGCATGCTAATAACCGTACCAGGCCGCTAGTTAAGTGGGCAAATATGTTGTACATGCTTGTTACTAAATGCAGAGCATGTAATTTGCCTCTATGCCAGTGCCATTATTATATAGCATATTGCATTCTTGATTCGCTCAAGAGAGCAGTCAGTGCCCAAGTGCCTGGCATAGCAACAGAAGCCATAAAGAAGTGGAAATTTTCTAAGACGGTTGGGTAAGCTGTTCCCGTTTTTGATTTCAGCCGTGCTGTAGGaaattgcaataaataaaagtatctGCAAGATGTAGATACGATTTGGAAATGTAtctttaaagtaaatttatagaaaattgtGGCCAAACTTACCTTAAGATTGTATCTTTCGGAACAATTCAATATtatctttcaaaatattttatttcggaATTCTTGCACCTCTATAGGTCACCTCagctttaaattataattccaaaattaaataaaatttaaagatagATCCATGAACCTAAACTGTAGCTAACCATTCTATGAGCTCCCAAGAGCAACGGAAAGCCAAAGTTTTGATTTAGATTataaaaaaggggaaaaataaGGGGCCTTAAAAACTCTGGATAGCatcaatcatcatcatcagacGCCCAGCGATCGTTTGTATGCCGGAAGTCACAGCCAATCTAATGTTAAGTGCCCACTCCACTCCACCAGCCacataacaataaaatagATATGCACACATACGGACGGATAGCAAGTAAATTACGACTAGAAAGCATTTTCCCAAAGGTCCGCCGGCCATATGTACGCCTATTGAAAGGCACACAAGTGTGCCCACGAGTGCCCCACAGTGAAGCCTCTCAATTGGTACGGGTGATTAGCGATGAAAGCGAATAGAGGAAACCCTACTAATTGGAGAAGGTTCGACTTCCTTTCCACTTTACTTTTTTTGATTGCATTCCGAACCTCTACAGAGGTTTTGATTTTTACAGTAGTACCTtggaaaaaagtttttcatctTCTCatgtaaaaaaaagtaagagtGAGACTCAGTTCTTCTGTCTGATAATTTGGTTATCGACCATTTCACTACTCTTGATTTCTTAAATCTTTAGTTATATCCATATTATCGAAACTTTACTGTGCCTGCAAAGAAAAGAACTGCCCTTGTCTAATGGGGCAACTGATGCATCCGGAGCTCAAAGCTGAGTCATTccatctatttatttttatctttctCCACTCATGTTCTTTACCAACTTTTCGACTTTTCTTTGCGCTTGGGAATAATCACGCCATCTCGTCCCAAAAGGGCccccagaaaataaaaagcttttcaagattttttgttttacatttgtatttttaagagtttttttgtaggtttttttttttctttgtgataaagtgtttttttttttttaatgattgcgtaagttttacaaaaattactgtttagttttgttttagaaaatatacacagtgttggttgttgttttctcatttagcTGCTTGGAGTTTTAGTACTTCTCCATACAATATACACAGTTAGGTTGTtcaaaatagattttttttaagagggaGGAAATTCATTTTGCCACAGATAcgaaatattattatacagTTCATGGTACAGtacatacaatttaaaatgtcaCATCGATAGTGTACATACAATAAATATGAGTTGAGGGGGTGAGGTGGGTGTGGTGTgtaaaagtgtgtgtgtgtgtgtgcagtatgagtgtgtttgtgtggggTAGGGTGGGGGCTAAGAAGAATTTGTTTTAGataatttcaattataattacaataaacaaaataataaaattgtttttaatgattgaGATCATGACACaaagtaaattgtaaatacttttggcaCACGCGTGCATCAGGATCCGAAAACACGCTGAGAACGCTTGAATTGGTTTTTTTGGATTTGGGGGTAAGAGTCTATAAAGCGGATGCATAGCGCCGATCTGTCGTCGCCGTTCACTCGTCTAAAATTAGCATTGCctaattacaatttaatctACTTTGTAAGTCTACGGCCGACAGCGAATCGAAGTGTCTTTCGCTGTCTCGCCACAATTTACGTATATATTGCCAATGTACAAatataatttcctttttacacataaataatttttagtatATATCTACGACTTAATAATTTCCATAATTATATCGATCGCTATGCATCCGgatgtatttaatattatattatttttgcctgTTTTGGCTGTGCACGCGCGCCAATCTTttctggttttgttttttttgtttgttgtttctgGTTGGCTGTTTTTCGCTTTTAAgcatttgtttttccttttttttcttctgtctCTTTATGCAACAACATTTGGGGACCGCAAAGTCTtggtttaaacaaaaaaatgtacacCTTGTGTTTGGGGtatacacacaaaaaaaaaaaatataaacaaattattttagaaaataaaattacgtTTACAATAAATATCATATATTGCAATTGTTGCTCCGCCAGGGGCTGCCGATCAGTCGTCTTCTCCCCCAAAATCACTGCTCCGCATTCCCCAATTCGCAAGTCCCATTATccacattgttgttgctgttgttgatgttgttgctgatcTCGTAACTCATCTTGATGATTTTTGGCACATTTTTGCGAACGCGATACTTGCCTGTAAAGATAGAAAGGGAAAAACATTGTAgtaaaggtaaataaatatagctaTCTTAAAGATATTGTTGTGATTTAAAACGTAGGATAGTTTCAGAGGCTTAAACCTTGGCACGACTACCATATACCCTTCTAATCTCCGTTCAATAGCTATACAAAGTTTGTGTTTAGTCACACCTcaaaagtggaaaatggaaaataaaaataaaagtgcaaGCGTCATTTTGTTTGACCTTCAGAAGCCAAAAGGGAAAGCAAAGTTAAGGTGTGCGAATCGAATTGCATTTTCGCAACTGAATACGTGTCAGTGGGTGTTTTCCTTTTCTGCTTCTTTGTAAAGCGTTCTTATCTCGCCAGAATTATGCACACTTGTGCAATCTAGAACACCTATTCGGAGAGAACCCATACCTGGTCATTGGCTAGCCGATAAATAAATGTCATGGCCGCAGCGATAACTGCAGCTTTGTGGGTAGTGAAAACCGGCAGGGGGGAAGGGAATTACTTGAGTAATCTATAAAGGCGAACGATCGCCGATCGCCCCAAGACGAATGCGTTCTGATAGATAGCCAAATAGCACATCAACCTcgcaaattgttttttttttttgtttcatacGCAGCTGTGTAGCTTCTACTCAAGTACAGTCCGACTTATTTTAGTGGAAGCTTCTTAAAGATGTTGTGTAAAATCTAAAGGGTTATAAGCCTTTGTAATGGTATATATACAAACACCTTTgtagtaaaataaatttgtatgcTTTTCGGTAGTCAAAGTCTCCAGAACTTGCCCTTTTTTTGCTGCTAATACTAGTTGGGATTAGAGCTGAGTTAGACTGTACTCCTCTATCAGGTCTCGATCGCGGGCAGCTGCGGTTGCCTCATCGCGTCGTATAGTGAACCGCTAGCCGGAGCTTAGACGATCAGCGGAGACGCTCACGAAACCGCAGCCACTGCGCAGTGACCTAAAAGCTGAAAAGCTAAACGGCACAGCCACAAAAGGCTGGGGGgaatacaaaaacaagaaacaagCCCCAAGGCCAGCTTAGAAAACCGAATACTTAAGCACACTCGCTATTCGAGACTTCTATGGCGACTATATGAGACAAGAATGTTAATCTAATGGGGGGACTTGCTTGGcttattcataaataaataacgcttataatttagtttattttttaagttacaTAAGTTTTTCAAGCTAGAAAAACCGACAAGTTCTTAGCAAAAATATTCCCAATGATAAACAGAGGATCCATTTTTTAATGGTAGAAAAGCTTTCTTCTTTCTCGGGGGGCGTTACAACTTTACAGAAGAAACCTGGAAACCCCACAATAGAGAAAGAGAATGGATGGGGCAGACTGGCAGCCAAAGAGTCGCGCTGCCGGCGATACAATCAAATGTACAGTTATAGAAAATTATAAGCCAGCGACAAAGAACGTCAAGCGAAACGCAGGCGAAGAAGAAGCAGTAGGGGAAATCGGCAAAAAACGATCGCCTATTGTAATGAGCGGGTGGGAGCCGGAAAAGGGGAGGGAGAGGAACGAAAGAAAGCAGGGGAATTCTGTAATAAAGAGGTGAATGACGGGGAGTGCGTTTACCGTTATCGTTATGAGCACGCAGCTTGGAAGCTTTCGCTCCCCCTCCCAACTCTCTACCCCTCTTTTCTAGTAACAACAAAACGCGTTTTGTTTACGAAATGTGTGTGGAGAGAGAGGCGGCGATGAAAACAGGAACGGCAACAAAGAATTcacattataaatatttatatgggAGCTCCGCGAGAGAGTTTCTTCAGCATACTTAATTAGAAAACATAAATTTCCGAAGAATCGAGGAATCCCATAACAACACATAACTTCTTGCTTTTTGGGGCGTGGCGAAAAGGCcgaagcaaaacaaaaagcacaaAACGCTAAGCTAAGTAACTCTGTGAAAAGTACAGTACATGCCAAAAGCgcgggagagagcgagaggcgGAGAAGATAACAGAACTGGTGTctaattgatttgtttttttcctCCGCATTTGGACCCGTTTTTTTCGATTCGGACCTGCCGCAAAAGTACAACAATAACATTTGGCGCTGTACTTACGCGATCTGCATGTGCGCCTGTGTGTGTGACCTTCAGACGAGTTTTGAAAAACATCAACAACGTGCGTGCGTACTACGCATAataacacacgcacacacagacactgcTTATCAGCGAAGAcgactaaaaataaacacgaaaaataagaaattcgCGCCAAAACGCAAAAACATCATCAGCAGGGCGAGAGAGAAAGATCGTGTGGGCAGTGTTGCCAGGATTTTCAAAACACAACATAAAGCTATCTTTTCCGTCCTTTACAAAAATCTAAAAGCCAAAGCGCTTCTTCTCGATCTTTTATTTCATCATTGAAgtgattatatttttttaaggaaaatggCAAGgaatattgatattatttttcaaaaacaatttgttttatcACAAAACAGCCTTTAGgaaatttaaaaccaattGAGTTTTCGAATCTGGCTAGTTTTCAGTATTTTTAGTGGAAAAAGGCTAGATTGGACAGCGAATTAAGGCTGAGACGGCAGCACCACCGCgagctctcgctctctttgtCTCTTCCACTCTCCTGaactatacatatatgtattaatgTGTGTGCGTCATCGTATAAGAGTGAcgctgcttgttgttgtttcgcgTTCGTTTTGTTGTTCAGATTGCGTTTGTCGTCGTGGGTGCGGCTTTCAaggcagaaaacaaaaaacaacaacaagaagtgGGAGCTACAACTACAAGTACAACAATCCGCGTACAGTCGCAGGCGTGTGCCAAGTAGTTGATTctcgttttgttgttgttattcatatatttttttcgccTGCAAGAACTGCAGCAtgagaacaacaaaaaccagAAGGCGTTGGCgctgatttaaatttaattgaggCCTCTCAATTAATTGCCAGCAACTGCCTTGTTCTTGTCGATTTTCCCTGTTTTCTTGTGTTTTTCGGCTGCAATCTCGCGTAGATCGCGAGGAAGATTTTTGGCGCGCGATTGTTattcaacattttattttggcGTACAGTTTGTTGTTTAGCTTTTCGCTTTGACACACTGCCAAATCAAAGACAAACTGGCGACAATTCTCGCTCTCCTCCTCTCTCCTCTCTCCCtgtctctctcgctctcttctcctcctccttctccccGCCTTCTCTGTTTGCCACGATTTATCAGCGAATATCAGCGCAAAGTAAAGCAGtcataaataacaataaaccaACAAATGGAGGTACAGTCGAACGTCTACTAGAACTCAAAgtttacaaaatagttttCTATTAGTTTGCGAATTGAATGCTGtgaaaaatcaattgaaaatttgattttctgAGTGTAGAACATGTGGgatttattaaaactattgAACAGTAATAGTTTTGTATCTGAGCATTACGTAATAACTAGTTATTTTCTTAGCAATGTTCCTGATTTGTTTTTAAGCTAATTGGGATAGGAAAactatacaaatttaattatatcttTAAGATAATGTATCTATATAATTGTTTAGAACATGAAATGTTACTTATTGCCTTGTAATATGAATAATGAAAGCTTCAAAACGATTCGAATTGAGCTGTCTCTCAAATTCGATATATAGAATCCCAACTGTGGGCTTTGATTAGTCGAGGAGTAatacaataatatatttggTGATACTTTCTACCCAAGAGTCAATAACGAAATCGGGCCTTGACATGCGGAATTGATAACGAAACCGACGGGGAATGGCTGCTCCACAATGAAAGCGAAGTGTGAATAAAATTCGTAGCGTTTTCGTATCGTAAGTGGTTAGGAAACAGGGCAAAATGGAACGGCGCAAAATAACAAACCtctatcaaaacaaaaactgaaaaacaaGCTTTCGTTAAGCACAAGATTCGCCGTGTtcgtataaaataaataaaaaaagaaacgtgaaatgaatatgaatatgaaaatGTGAGGGGAATCCGGGGGAGAGCCGAGCCCTGCCAAACAAACCGATAAAAAGGGGCATTAACGGCACTTAAGGCCCGtccaacaacaccaacaacaactcCAACAACCAAAGAGTAGAGTGCATTATGTGCACAGTTGTTGCAAATATTGATCCGAGCCCTTAGCGCGCGGTTAAATAACCAAAGGCCGTATCGTATCATACCCTGCTGTTTGAGCGACTAGAACCTAGTAAACTATTAGACGTTTACTTGAGATTTTGATTCCGAAGATAGGATACACCAACCATTTCAGAGAATCTTTTAATTTGATCATTTATTGCATTACTTCAACTAAAGATACTTTAGACTCTTAAAAGTATCTATTTATCTATTTTACTATAGCTGTTTGGGATTCTATTTTAGGATTCAAATCCTTGGGATATGCACCTGAATGAAACCAAAAGGGAATCGAAAACAAGACCAACCCGAAAAAGAGAAGCGGACAAAGAAGTGACAATAAGAATCAACGCACGAAGGGAAAcataaaattagaaaaatccAAAGGCAAGGGTGGGTTTCCGCGACCAACGGGAAGAAGTGCATAGGGGTGAAACCACTGGAAAAGGACGAACACAAAGCAAGGGACGCAAAGGGAAGGAATAGCGGAAAAGGGAATGAAAATCAGGTGCCCGCTTATTGgacgaaaatataaaaaaaaatatataactctATGACTCAAGCTGTACAATGTCATATAAttacttaataaaaaaatatatatatgctggATTCCGTTTACAATATAATTAGAAATGtgatataaacaattttaataaaccaTAACGATCCTGTTTTTAGAAcgaggaaataaaattttacttGAAACTCGAGATACGTACATATCTCTATTTACTTAGATACATTCACAAAAAAGATATACAAGAAAATTTTTAGGTAGAACGGTTGTAATAGCTTGTTATGATATTCTTTGAAATATTGTAAAATTCAGGAAAACAACTCGAAATCTATAGATCCAACAATTCTATACCTTGTTTTTTTAGAGAAATCTAGAAAGATATTTTTGAATCTGATGTAATTTGTGAAACCTTACTATTTTTAGATGAGGGTCTAGGTAAAATCTCCcggaatttataatttaggTCTTGACCTTCTTTTCCCATAAATCACTAGTTAATACTTACGTTTCAGGCCATGTatcgtgctgctgctggcgagATCCGATGAACTGTTGCTGCTCATCCGCTTGATGGCAATGGAGATCTGTTGGGCGGAAATGGCCACGCCGGCGCCCATCGAGGGCGGTGTTGCTTCTGGACAGGATTTGGGGCTGGTGGTGGCGGAATCGCTGAGCGGTGGTGTGACGACCGATTGGTAGGGAAACCGCTGTCCAGTTATCTCCGCCGCCTCCTGCTCGCGCTGCTCCTCCGCCAGGATGTCGAAGTTGTAGCACTCCTTGATGCGGATCAGCATCTTGCgctgctccttggccagcagctcgTCGATGTTCGAGTCGCCGGGCGCGTTGCCAAACAAATTCCGGGCGATGCTCTTCCGTTCCGAGGGCGATGGCGCCGGACGTAGGGCGCTGGGGCGGTGGGTGGCATGCAGATTTATTGGCGGACACAGAGTCATAATTTcgtcagtttttttttgttctgttttccttttatatatttttaattttatttattttgctttggCTTGCAAGTGCTGTATTTTTTGCGTGCCTGTAGCTTTTGTTTCTCTAATTTTCAAGCTACTTTCACTCGAACTTTCACGTACACACAATCGCACCCAAACACACACTGCGCACACTCGTACACTGTGCGAAGTTCACGTGCATATTTGatgcattttgcaattttagTTTCAGGTCGTCGTTTCTTCCCCACTTGTAAACCACAAATTTGACTTTATTTGtcaataaaagttaaaaaaacaCAACCGATTGAGCGACTTTTACGTATTTCGCGAGGTTTCCTCAGTGGAGGTTTATTGTTCGGAAATTCATACGCCGCGTAGCCcgtcaacaaatttttttttgaatttttctcgTTTCCTCTTTCTTTATATACCGATTTGCGACGTGTTGCGAGAGAGCGCCCACAGCGAATGTTGAGATACAGTGTAGCGAGAGAATGttgccagaaaaaaaaatgtgagaGAGTGTCGgagagaaaacaaatttactcGCGAAGACTTTAATATCGCAACATTTGTCTGGCAAAATTCTCTCGCAACGTTATATCTCAACATTCTCTCGCAACATTATATCTCAACATTCTCTCGCAACATTCTATCGCAACATTCTCTCGCTACACTATATCTCAACATTTGCTGTGGGCTTGGAAAAGGTGGTGCAGAAGAACAAAGAGAATAGGATGACGTCACAAAGCGCATTTGTTTGCCTTAGTTTTAGAGCGAAAAAACtgaattatttttggtttctttgttTAAATGAGAAAATGTTGtgtttcggttttaatttatttgtggaATTTGTTTgtagtttattatattattaagttaaaagcattaaaaaaaagtttaataaattgtaattattttatttaaaaatatctttataaaACAGGGTTAGGATGGAACCCTATTAGTTACTggtacattttatttacacaTAGGTATTGCCTATAACTTGGTACTTGTTGAAACATTGAATTTTAGGTATTGTATTCACAACAGTAGAATATATTGATATCACTGGCATAAAACGTACCAAAGAGTAAAAGTACTTTCTAAGCATGCGTCACCTTCTTAAAAGCTTCGTGGGGAAATAAAAGAGTCtagcaaagagagagagagagccctTACTATTACAAAACAATTAACTTCCCCTCTCCAGACACCTAGACTTAcgatattaaatatttacatgtaACAACTGTGGAAAGTGAATCTGTTTTCCGTGTGCCAATTACTTACATTTATGGCGTGTAAATACAATTAGTTATGCTAGATTCTCgacttttgtgtgtttgtgttagCTCCACACAAATACCGACTAAACTGATATGTTGACGGGCTTTTTGGGGGCCCTAACTCAAGGTCAGAGCCGGGCTTCATTTCATGCGGCATTAAACGGCCTAATTGGCCGTCGACGTCGACGTGCCTGGTAACAAATTACATGGGACAAAAAAACGATTCCCTGGAAAGAAATCTAAAACAGACGCAAAATATGAATGTAGAAATAAACACTTTCGCGCTCGAGGCGGCAATTCAAGCGTAACGCCACACAAACGAAAGTGAAAAGAGTTGAAAAACCGCATAGAAATAGAGGTAGGAGTTGGTTAACACTCGTTGTGAATGTGGGCCACAAGTAATTTCAATAATGCTGAGTCAGAATCGCCAGAGGAACACGGGGCAGCAACGGGAACTGAAAATCAAGCAGCTGGTCGTTGGTCTTCGGGTGTCTCCTCTGGCCTCTGGATTTCTTGTCTGGCCTGGACCTGGACTCCGGACCGATTAGTCATTTTAAAGAGTGGCCCGAACAAAGGCCGCGCCCAAAGGATTGCGATTTATTATTGTTCAGAAGGGGTACAGTGGGTATTCGCTAAGGGGTTAAAGTTTTCAGCTGTTTTAAGATGTGGAAAAAagggtaaataaaaaaataaacctttgGCTTGTTAAAGGTAATAATGTTGTCAACAAATTTGGTGTTCTAAAAGCACCAAGATCTGTCTAATCTGTACAGACGAACGTGCCTGTAATGAGTGTCTAAATCCACTCGTCTGGTGATATTAGTCAAGAATCTATACATTTTATGGGGCTGTAGCTACCTATTTCAGCCTGTAAGATACATTTTAgatagtttttatttcataataCCCTTAACCCTATGACTATGACTAAAAAGTACCTTATCAGTCTCCACTGTACCCCGATGATGgttgttttcttttgctttattattattattttttttggcgcGATGTCCAAATTCGGATTGGCAACTACCTGCAAGAGAGGTGAACACACAAACAAGGACAGGGGTTGAGGGTTGCGATCGAGTTGTATCCGGGATCGGAGGGTATGGGATCGGGTGGATCAGTGGCACAGGTCAGAGTGGTGCCGCCAAGTAACTATGCAAAACCAACCCTCGCGCCAAAAACAAGCCATACGAGTAATACATGGAACCACTCGAAAGGGAACAATGCAGTTGGAAATGTGTGAAAGTTGCAGATATCCCCTTTCTATGATTTTTCCCTTAATCTTCCTCCCTTCTATGTACCTTTTTTGTTCGAATTTCCGAAAAAACCCCGCCAGTTGGTGCTGCTGCGTCATTTCAGCTGAAATGCGTTTCAGCCTTTacttgtttttgattttttcgtGGCTGCGCTGATTTGAATGCACGTATTGCCTCTATTTTTATCTCTCAGATACGTGTCTGGCTCTACTGATGGGCTACTTTTCCTGCCTGCGCCGTCTGTCGAACGCAGCTTGTCTGCGGAAAAACTCAAGCTGTTTTCCCTGTGCCCGAAATTAGTTTATGGCCCACGTACCAAGTATAGAGCCCAGGGTACAATGAATGGTTATATATGAATGAAACGGAACCGATCAATGGAACTCAACTGTCGCACGCGCTGTTCCTGAGGTTAACTGCTGTTTTAAAGGTCGCTGCCGCCTTTATGCAGCCGGGGGGTTCAGTCTGCGCTGACGTCACGTTTGTCTAATTAATAAATGAGCTCATTAAAGAGAGCTCTACCCTGTCCCGTCGGCGACTGCAATCTGCAATATgtacaaatatacatatacatgcACGTGGCAACAACAGCTAGGCACTGCTTTGGGTGGAGTGTATCTAGCGGATACtttgcacagggagaaataaGGATGATATTTTATAGATACTAAAAAATTAGTGACATAAGTAGAGTTAAATTTTGCATGCTAGAAACACACAAACATTAAATGACAAGTGAAAATAATACTATGATTTCTAACTCTTAATATTCTTCTTCTACTTTCTTCTTCtctctaaatattattttgaaattgattagTTTTTCTTCTACGTGTAGTATCGATGTCAATAAGCTATTTTTGGTGCATGACTGCATTTTATGGGCTAGAATGTAGGGGGGGGTGTGAGCACATAGGGAAGCAAATAGGAGGTGGGGTATTGGGTGGCAGCACTCTATAGTCCATCTAGTGTATATACAATTTTGGTTTTTGATATGCATTATAAATTCAGCTCagcactcgcacacacaaatGGCAGAACCTGTGCCTCATTGCAAttgctttccttttttttcgctttttcatttttattattatttttttttgaggcaTCT
Above is a genomic segment from Drosophila kikkawai strain 14028-0561.14 chromosome 3R, DkikHiC1v2, whole genome shotgun sequence containing:
- the glec gene encoding gliolectin; its protein translation is MTLCPPINLHATHRPSALRPAPSPSERKSIARNLFGNAPGDSNIDELLAKEQRKMLIRIKECYNFDILAEEQREQEAAEITGQRFPYQSVVTPPLSDSATTSPKSCPEATPPSMGAGVAISAQQISIAIKRMSSNSSSDLASSSTIHGLKRKYRVRKNVPKIIKMSYEISNNINNSNNNVDNGTCELGNAEQ